Genomic DNA from Pseudomonas helmanticensis:
CTGCCGGAGTAAGACCCGGGCGAACGAAAGGAATTCAGCGCCTGCAAACAAATGCTCAGGCCAGTGGCCCATTGAGCAAAGGCACGAAGCGAACGGCACCGAGAACATGCCGGGAAAAGCCGTGTTCTTCACGCACGATCAGCATCAGCTGCTGCACTTCTCCGGCGCCGACCGGAATCACCATGCGCCCGCCCGGTGCCAGTTGATCGAGCAACGCTTGCGGCACATCAGTGGCCACGGCCGTGACGATGATGCCGTTGTACGGCGCCAGCGCTGGCCAGCCCTCCCAGCCATCGCCCCAGCGAAACACCACGTTGCGCAGGTTCAATTCGACCAGGCGTTCCTTGGCGCGATCCTGCAGCACCTTGATGCGCTCCACTGAGAACACCCGTTCGACCAGTTGCGACAACACCGCCGTCTGGTACCCGGACCCGGTGCCGATCTCCAGCACTTTATCCAGCGGCCCCGCCTCCAGCAGCAGTTCGCTCATGCGCGCCACCATATAAGGCTGGGAAATGGTCTGGTTGTTGCCGATCGGCAGCGCCGTGTCTTCGTAGGCGCGATGCGCCAGCGCCTCATCGACGAACAGGTGACGCGGCGTGCGGCGGATGACTTCCAGCACCTTGGCGTTCGACACGCCTTCTTCATATAGACGCTGAATCAGGCGCTCGCGGGTGCGCTGGGAGGTCATGCCGATCCCGCTGCGCAGTCGGTCTTCGTGTTCACGGGCCATCAGCGCAGTCCCTCCAGCCAGCCATCAAGATTTCTGAAGGCGTCGTTGAAGGTGCGATCGAGCTGCAACGGCGTGACCGACACATAACCCTGCATCACCGCGTGAAAGTCGGTACCCGGGCCGCCATCTTCGGCATCGCCGGCAGCAGCAATCCAGTAACCGGCCTTGCCGCGCGGATCGACCACTTTCATCGGCGCCGCCGCACGGGCGCGATGGCCGAGACGGGTCAGCTGGATGCCACGAATGTGGTCGATCGGCAGATTGGGAATGTTCACGTTGAGCACCGTGCGCGGCGGCAGATCGAGCCCGGCGTGGGCCTCGACCAGTTTGCGCGCGAAGTACGCCGCTGTCGGCAGATTATCCACCTGACGTGAGACCAGCGAGAAGGCAAACGACGGACGTTCGAGGAAGCGCCCTTCGAGCGCTGCCGCGACGGTTCCGGAATACAACACGTCATCGCCCAGATTGGCCCCGAGGTTGATCCCGGAAACCACCATGTCCGCCTCGCGCTCCAGCAAGCCGTTGAGGCCCAAATGTACGCAGTCGGTCGGGGTGCCGTTGAGGCTGATAAAGCCGTTGGCCAGGTATTGCGGGTGCAACGGACGGTCGAGCGTCAGCGAACTGCTGGCGCCGCTTTTGTCCTGCTCCGGGGCGATAACCACGCATTCGGTGTAATCCGCCAGCGCAGCATAAAGCGCGGCGAGACCGGGTGCGGTTACCCCATCGTCGTTAGAAATCAGAATACGCATGGGCTGTCCGTCTGCCCCACCGGCACCAGATCAACGAGCTCGCGCACCAATACGGTGGCAAAGCATCCGGCCGGGAGGACGAATTCCAGTTGCAGAATGTCAGGCTGGGGATAATGCCACGTCAACCCGCCAATGGGCAGCCGCAGGATGCGACGTTCGTGGCTCATGCCGGCGTGAATCAACCAATCTCGCAGCTCGGCTTCACCGGCGGCGATCCCCTGCTCCAGTTCATGGACAGCGCCTGCGGTGGGCGAGTCACCTTCGCCCCACTGCGGGCCAGTCGGGTGCAGATCGAGAATAGCCAGACGCGGGTCGCTGCACTCAGCTTCACCGGCCGGAAAAAAGCTGCGACTGTCGGTGAACGCGAGCAGATCACCGACCTGCGCTTGCTGCCAGGTGCCATCGGCAACACGCGCCGCCAGCACCTTATTGAACAGAAAACTGCGCGCCGTCGACAGCAGGCGCGAACGCACATTGCGCTGCTCCGGCAAGGCTTTGCGCGCCGCCCACCCACGCGCATCAACGACGTTGCCGCCGTCATGGCCGAAACGCTGGGCGCCGAAATAATTGGGAATGCCTTGCTGGGCGACCAGTTGCAGACGTTGTTCAATCGCGTCTTTGTCGCCAGCGAACTGGGTCAGGCGCAAAGTAAAACCGTTGGCCGAGTGCGCACCGCGTTGCAGCTTGCGCTTGTGGCGGGTGGTCTTGAGGATCTTCAGCGTGTCGTTTTCCGCCGCCGACAAATCCGGATCAGCCTTGCCCGGCAGTTGCACGCTGAACCACTGACGGGTCAACGCCTGACGATCCTTGAGCCCGGCATAGCTGACGGTGCGCAATGGCACACCGGCAGCCTTGGCGATACGCCGCGCCGCTTCTTCCGTGTTCAGGCCACGCTTTTCGACCCAGATCCACAAATGTTCGCCATCGCCGCTGAACGGGATGTCGAGGACTTCATCCACCTGAAAATCTTCAGCGATGGCTTTCAGTACCGCAGTGCCGAGGGGTTCACCATAGGCACGCGGGCCGAGCAATTGCAGTTCATTCATGCGCGCAGCAACAAGGCAACGGAGTGCACGGCGATGCCTTCTTCGCGACCGACAAAGCCAAGCTTTTCGGTGGTGGTAGCTTTCACGTTCACTTGATCCAACTCAACTTGAAGATCCGCCGCGATCAACGCGCGCATCGATTCGATATGCGGGGCCATTTTTGGCGCCTGGGCAACGATGGTGTTGTCGACGTTGCCGACTTTCCAGCCTTTTGCGTGGATCAGCGCGACCACATGACGCAGCAGCGCACGGCTGTCGGCGCCCTTGAATTGCGGGTCGGTGTCCGGGAAATGTTTGCCGATATCACCCAGCGCCGCAGCGCCGAGCAAGGCATCGCTCAAGGCGTGCAGCAGGACGTCACCGTCGGAATGAGCGAGCAGCCCGAAGCCGTGTGCAATGCGCACGCCGCCCAGAGTAATGAAATCGCCTTCAGCGAAACGGTGCACATCGTAGCCGTGGCCAATACGCATAAAAAAAACGCCCCGATTTTTGTCAGGGCGTGATTCTACCTGCATTAACCGCGCAGGGCGCGTGCGTGATGCTGCAAGTGGTCGTCTATGAAGCTTGAGATGAAGAAATAGCTGTGGTCGTAGCCCGGTTGCAGGCGCAGTTCCAGCGGATGACCCGCCTGTTTTGCCGCTTGTTGCAGGGCTTCGGGTTTGAGCTGTTTTTCAAGAAAGTCATCGCGATCACCTTGATCGACCAACAGCGGCAATTTTTCATGCGCTTCGGCGATCAGCGCGCAGGCATCCCACTCCTTCCACTTCGAACGGTCTTCGCCCAGAAAACGCGAAAATGCCTTCTGCCCCCACGGGCAATCCATCGGGTTGTTGATCGGCGAAAACGCTGACACCGATTGGTAACGCCCCGGGTTGCGCAGCGCACAGACCAATGCACCGTGGCCGCCCATGGAGTGGCCGCTGATGCTGCGTTTGTCGGACGCGGGAAAATGCGCTTCAACCAGCGAAGGCAATTCCTGCACGACATAGTCATGCATCCGATAGTGCCGCGACCAAGGCTCCTGGGTGGCATTCAGATAGAAGCCGGCACCGAGACCGAAATCCCATGCACCATCCGGATCGCCGGGTACATCGGCACCGCGCGGACTGGTGTCCGAGGCGACGATGATCAGCCCGAGTTCAGCCGCCATGCGCATCGCGCCGGCTTTGTGCATGAAGTTTTCATCGGTGCAGGTCAGCCCTGACAGCCAGTACAGCACCGGCAGTTTGCCGCCCTGCTCCGCCTGCGGTGGCAAGTACACGGCAAACACCATGTCGCAACCGAGTACGTCGGAGCGGTGGCGATAGCGTTTGTGCCAGCCGCCAAAACTTTTCTGACAGGAGATGTTTTCCAGATTCATGGGATTCTCCCAGCTGCAAGTGGCAAGCTTCGAGCTTCAAGAAAAGGCAAAAGCGCCCTGACTTGCAGCTGGAAGCTTGCTGCTTGGCGCTGCTTTTAGAAATGAATGACGGTACGAATGCTCTTGCCTTCGTGCATCAGGTCGAATGCCTTGTTGATATCTTCCAGGCCCATGGTGTGGGTGATGAAAGTATCCAGTGGGATCTCGCCGCTTTGCGCCATCTCGACATAGCTTGGCAACTCAGTACGGCCGCGTACGCCGCCGAACGCCGACCCGCGCCAGACGCGGCCGGTGACCAACTGGAATGGACGGGTAGCGATTTCCTGGCCGGCACCGGCTACACCAATGATCACCGACTCGCCCCAACCTTTGTGGCAGCACTCAAGCGCTGCACGCATCAGTTGCACGTTGCCGATGCACTCGAACGAGAAGTCGACGCCGCCATCGGTCATGTCGACGATCACTTCCTGGATCGGACGATCGAAATCTTTCGGGTTGACGCAATCGGTGGCACCGAGCTGCTTGGCGATCTCGAACTTGGCCGGGTTGATGTCGATGGCGATGATGCGCGCAGCCTTGGCTTTGACTGCACCGATAACTGCAGACAAACCGATACCGCCGAGGCCGAAGATGGCCACGGTGTCACCCGGTTTGACCTTGGCGGTGTTGAGCACCGCACCGATACCGGTGGTGACGCCGCAACCCAGCAGGCAGACCTTTTCCAGCGGCGCATCCTTGGAGATCTTGGCTACGGAGATTTCCGGCAGCACCGTGTATTCCGAGAACGTCGAAGTACCCATGTAGTGGAAAATCGTTTCGCCCTTGTAGGAAAAGCGCGAAGTGCCGTCTGGCATCAAGCCCTTACCCTGAGTCGCGCGAATCGCCTGACACAGGTTGGTCTTGCCCGACTTGCAGAATTTGCACTGGCCGCATTCCGGGGTGTACAGCGGAATGACGTGATCGCCAACGGCAACCGAGGTTACGCCTTCGCCGATGGCCTCAACGATGGCACCGCCTTCGTGACCAAGGATCGACGGGAAGATGCCTTCCGGGTCAGCGCCGGACAGGGTGTAGGCGTCGGTGTGGCAAACCCCGGAAGCCACCACGCGCAGCAATACTTCGCCGGCCTTGGGCATGGCGACGTCGACTTCTACGATTTCCAGCGGCTTCTTGGCCTCGAAGGCAACGGCGGCGCGCGACTTGATCATGCTGACTCTCCAGTGAATCCATTGAATAAAAAAGCAGACCGTCAGTGTAGTTCAGCGCGAGCTGATGAATAATCCGGACAAAAGCAAAACATTATTGCCATACAGGGATAATCTTGATGTCCGAAAATCGCTGGGAAGGCATCGACGAGTTTGTTGCCGTCGCCGAATGCAGCCAGTTCACCGCCGCCGCGGAACGTCTTGGGGTTTCCTCCTCGCACGTCAGTCGCCAAATCGTCCGACTCGAAGAGCGTTTGCAGACGCGTCTGCTTTATCGCAGTACCCGTCGCGTGACACTGACTGAGGCCGGGCAAACCTTTCTGCAACATTGCCAACGCTTGCAGGATAGTCGCGAGGAAGCCTTGCGCGCGGTGGGCGACCTGACCAGCGAACCAAAAGGCATGCTGCGCATGACCTGTGCGGTGGCCTATGGCGAGCGGTTTATCGTGCCGCTGGTCACACGCTTCATGGGACTGTATCCGCAGCTGCGCATCGATATCGAGCTGAGCAATCGCCAACTCGATCTGGTGCATGAAGGGCTGGATCTGGCGATTCGCCTGGGTCGTCTGCAGGATTCGCGTTTGGTCGCCACCCGACTTGCGCCACGGCGCATGTATCTGTGCGCGTCGCCGTCCTACCTGGAAAGGTATGGGCGCCCACACAGTTTGTCGGAACTGAGCCGACACAATTGCCTGATTGGCAGCTCGGACATCTGGCAGCTTGAACAGAACGGGCGAGAATTTTCCCAGCGGGTGCAGGGCAACTGGCGTTGCAACAGTGGGCAGGCGGTGCTGGATGCGGCGTTGCAGGGGGTCGGGCTGTGTCAGTTACCGGATTATTACGTGCTCGAGCATTTGCACAATGGCGCGCTGATTTCGTTACTGGAGGCACATATGCCGCCGAATACGGCGGTGTGGGCGTTGTATCCGCAACAACGGCATTTGTCGCCGAAGGTGCGCAAGTTGGTGGATTTTTTGAAGGTGGGGTTGGCTGAGCGGCCGGAATATCGAGGTTGAAAAGCAAAAGATCGCAGCCTTCGGCAGCTCCTACAAAGGCATGCGAACCCATGTAGGAGCTGCCGAAGGCTGCGATCTTTTGATCTTTTGATCTTTTAGCGGCGATTCGCCCAACGCTGCCGCAACCATTCAAGATCTTCCGGCCGGGTGACCTTGAGGTTATCCGCCCGCCCTTCGATCAGGCGCGGCTTCAGCCCCGCCCACTCCATCGCCGATGCTTCATCAGTAATTAGCGCATCCGCCACCAGACTGTCCGCCAACGCCCGATGCAACGCACCAAGGCGAAACATCTGCGGCGTGTACGCTTGCCAGATCACACTGCGATCGACGGTTTCCACCACCCGGCCGTGCTTGTCGACCCGTTTCAACGTGTCGCGGGCCGGCACCGCAAGCAAACCGCCCACAGGGTCATCTGCCAGTTCATCAAGTAACTTGTCGAGATCTTCGCGACTCAGGTTGGGCCGTGCGGCATCGTGCACCAGTACCCAATCCTCATCATCGGCACCCTGCGCATGCAAATGCAGCAAGGCATTGAGCACCGAGCCGGAACGCTCGGCCCCGCCCTCAACCCGTTGAATACGCGAGTCGCCCGCGCACGCCAGGTTCGGCCAGTAAGGATCATCAACCGCAAGACTGACCACCAAACCCCTGAGGCTCGGGTGATCGAGGAAACAGCCGAGGCTGTGTTCGAGAATTGTGCGCCCGCCCAGTTGCAGATATTGCTTGGGACGGTCCGCGGCCATTCGGGCACCGACGCCCGCGGCAGGAATCACGGCCCAGAAGGCCGGAAGGGAATTGATCATTGGGCCAACTGGTAAAGGGTTTCGCCGTCCTT
This window encodes:
- the fghA gene encoding S-formylglutathione hydrolase → MNLENISCQKSFGGWHKRYRHRSDVLGCDMVFAVYLPPQAEQGGKLPVLYWLSGLTCTDENFMHKAGAMRMAAELGLIIVASDTSPRGADVPGDPDGAWDFGLGAGFYLNATQEPWSRHYRMHDYVVQELPSLVEAHFPASDKRSISGHSMGGHGALVCALRNPGRYQSVSAFSPINNPMDCPWGQKAFSRFLGEDRSKWKEWDACALIAEAHEKLPLLVDQGDRDDFLEKQLKPEALQQAAKQAGHPLELRLQPGYDHSYFFISSFIDDHLQHHARALRG
- a CDS encoding protein-L-isoaspartate(D-aspartate) O-methyltransferase — its product is MTSQRTRERLIQRLYEEGVSNAKVLEVIRRTPRHLFVDEALAHRAYEDTALPIGNNQTISQPYMVARMSELLLEAGPLDKVLEIGTGSGYQTAVLSQLVERVFSVERIKVLQDRAKERLVELNLRNVVFRWGDGWEGWPALAPYNGIIVTAVATDVPQALLDQLAPGGRMVIPVGAGEVQQLMLIVREEHGFSRHVLGAVRFVPLLNGPLA
- a CDS encoding S-(hydroxymethyl)glutathione dehydrogenase/class III alcohol dehydrogenase — encoded protein: MIKSRAAVAFEAKKPLEIVEVDVAMPKAGEVLLRVVASGVCHTDAYTLSGADPEGIFPSILGHEGGAIVEAIGEGVTSVAVGDHVIPLYTPECGQCKFCKSGKTNLCQAIRATQGKGLMPDGTSRFSYKGETIFHYMGTSTFSEYTVLPEISVAKISKDAPLEKVCLLGCGVTTGIGAVLNTAKVKPGDTVAIFGLGGIGLSAVIGAVKAKAARIIAIDINPAKFEIAKQLGATDCVNPKDFDRPIQEVIVDMTDGGVDFSFECIGNVQLMRAALECCHKGWGESVIIGVAGAGQEIATRPFQLVTGRVWRGSAFGGVRGRTELPSYVEMAQSGEIPLDTFITHTMGLEDINKAFDLMHEGKSIRTVIHF
- a CDS encoding LysR substrate-binding domain-containing protein; amino-acid sequence: MSENRWEGIDEFVAVAECSQFTAAAERLGVSSSHVSRQIVRLEERLQTRLLYRSTRRVTLTEAGQTFLQHCQRLQDSREEALRAVGDLTSEPKGMLRMTCAVAYGERFIVPLVTRFMGLYPQLRIDIELSNRQLDLVHEGLDLAIRLGRLQDSRLVATRLAPRRMYLCASPSYLERYGRPHSLSELSRHNCLIGSSDIWQLEQNGREFSQRVQGNWRCNSGQAVLDAALQGVGLCQLPDYYVLEHLHNGALISLLEAHMPPNTAVWALYPQQRHLSPKVRKLVDFLKVGLAERPEYRG
- the truD gene encoding tRNA pseudouridine(13) synthase TruD, with translation MNELQLLGPRAYGEPLGTAVLKAIAEDFQVDEVLDIPFSGDGEHLWIWVEKRGLNTEEAARRIAKAAGVPLRTVSYAGLKDRQALTRQWFSVQLPGKADPDLSAAENDTLKILKTTRHKRKLQRGAHSANGFTLRLTQFAGDKDAIEQRLQLVAQQGIPNYFGAQRFGHDGGNVVDARGWAARKALPEQRNVRSRLLSTARSFLFNKVLAARVADGTWQQAQVGDLLAFTDSRSFFPAGEAECSDPRLAILDLHPTGPQWGEGDSPTAGAVHELEQGIAAGEAELRDWLIHAGMSHERRILRLPIGGLTWHYPQPDILQLEFVLPAGCFATVLVRELVDLVPVGQTDSPCVF
- the ispF gene encoding 2-C-methyl-D-erythritol 2,4-cyclodiphosphate synthase, which produces MRIGHGYDVHRFAEGDFITLGGVRIAHGFGLLAHSDGDVLLHALSDALLGAAALGDIGKHFPDTDPQFKGADSRALLRHVVALIHAKGWKVGNVDNTIVAQAPKMAPHIESMRALIAADLQVELDQVNVKATTTEKLGFVGREEGIAVHSVALLLRA
- the surE gene encoding 5'/3'-nucleotidase SurE, which produces MRILISNDDGVTAPGLAALYAALADYTECVVIAPEQDKSGASSSLTLDRPLHPQYLANGFISLNGTPTDCVHLGLNGLLEREADMVVSGINLGANLGDDVLYSGTVAAALEGRFLERPSFAFSLVSRQVDNLPTAAYFARKLVEAHAGLDLPPRTVLNVNIPNLPIDHIRGIQLTRLGHRARAAAPMKVVDPRGKAGYWIAAAGDAEDGGPGTDFHAVMQGYVSVTPLQLDRTFNDAFRNLDGWLEGLR
- the ispD gene encoding 2-C-methyl-D-erythritol 4-phosphate cytidylyltransferase gives rise to the protein MINSLPAFWAVIPAAGVGARMAADRPKQYLQLGGRTILEHSLGCFLDHPSLRGLVVSLAVDDPYWPNLACAGDSRIQRVEGGAERSGSVLNALLHLHAQGADDEDWVLVHDAARPNLSREDLDKLLDELADDPVGGLLAVPARDTLKRVDKHGRVVETVDRSVIWQAYTPQMFRLGALHRALADSLVADALITDEASAMEWAGLKPRLIEGRADNLKVTRPEDLEWLRQRWANRR